TTTACCATAACTTCTTGAAACTTTTAGTAAGATAATTATTTTGGAATTGAGTATATAAGTTGTTCCTGGAATATGTGGGAACTATCGTGTCTTTTCTCGAATTCACTGTTTATATTTCAGTTGTAGTATTGTCCAGTACTTCTTGAACCTAAAAGTTACAAAGGAACAAATTGCGAAGGATAATTTCGTGCCTTTATTCCATGGGTTTACTGAAATACTCCGTAGTTTTTTGCTTCAAACTTACTGTACTCCATTTGTCCTTGCTTTGTGGCTGTGGCGCTGTGCGCTTGTAATGTTTAATAGGGGTATCTTATCTGTAGGCTTTAGCTACTAAAGAAAGTTTAAACATTGAGACGGAGAATGTCCTTTTCATTGTGTGCAAATGCACATATGTTGCTGCAAGTGGATATAACATCTCTATCAGTGTGACCGTTGAATGTATGATATCATCGCCAGAACTAAGTTCTACGGAAATAACATGGTTCTCCAAATGAACATTGCTAATGTAGCTCACTTTGCTTCATTgccctgttttttttttgttatttctccTATTGTTAtacttttatgaattattgttgCCTAATGTTGCTTCCTTTCAGTTTCAAAAGAATAGATAACTTGTGCATTAACACCTTGTGTCAATTTACATGTCATTGATGATTGCAGTTTGGTATTTTAGGTGAGGTCATACATGCCGGCTTCTATTGCATCTCTGCTGCCTACTTTGTCCGGTAACGTATGTGGAATTTTGGACTCATTAAGTGAGACTAAAAACTGGAAAAAGGATCTTGCTTAGTTTTTGTGCTCAAGTTTTCTGATAAGTAAGTTAGTTGTGAATGCCGTgtctgtgtgtgtgtgtgtgtgcagaCTTTCCTGACTCGTATTGACATTATTTTTGCCTCGGTTTCAGGTTGATGTCTGATAGGCTGATATTATGAAATGCGTTCTGCGTATTATCAGAGGTAGCACCAATTTATttgtattccacatatctgctTCTTGAATTTctgtattccacatatctgctTCTTTAATTTCTCTGTATTCCACATACTGAGATTAttgtttgaataaaaaaaaaacatactgaGATTATTGTTCTGTATCTTTGTAAGCATTATGTTATGTTAgcaattcttgtttgtaaaaAGAGTGATGATGGTGCCCATGGTCTTTAGTTTTGTGTTAAGCTGTTAAAAGAAGATCGACTCATTCAGATCCATAACGGTTAAGTAAACTCATCAGTAAGGCTCGTTAGATATTTTGAGATGTTTCTGTCATGCTGAGGATTATGACAGTGGAAAATTGCAGATATGTTGGATCAACCTGACAATTTTTGCAAATATTGTGATTTTAAACAAGCAGAAGTTAGTACTCGAAAGGAAAAAGTCTTACGATAATGAGGACTCTTAACAAATTAAGACTTTTTCTCCCCGGCTTAAAAGGGATTAACATTGTACTCTATGAATTATGAATTCTCCTTGTGGCTTTCTAATTTCTAAAGAATTACTTGTGTGACAACTAGGATTGGACATGGTAGTCCAATGGGTATAGGGGTTAGGATCAAGTTAATAGGGTTCTTATTCCGCAGGAATCTTATTGGgcagggcctttattggacaggttCAATATAGGGTCAAGCTTATTACctaataattttgaaaataaaacagTCATGATATAAAAAATTATGTGGATAGCTTCGTATTCACTTGTATTTGCAtacatcttttttttttcccccaTTTTccttgctcgtttattgaccgcTATTGACCCGCTATAATGACCCTTTCATTACCCACACTGGTTTTGACCCACACCAAGTCCAACCCTAACCCGACCcgcccaataaccaggtctagtgaCAACAAACATAGGTCTTGCTTGCAAGAGGGTCTAGGTGGTTCAAATGTTCAAGGCCCTATCCCTAGCTAGTCTAGACTAGAAGGCATATTATTCATATTGCCGAAAGAAAGGAGCATCATGTGAATATagcaaccatagtacaactaaTACTAATATCATTTCTTAGCATAGTAAAATAGATTTTGTTACCTAAGCTTGGACATATTTCTGATAACTAACCCACCATTCAGTAACTAAACTATTATCTAAAATCTCTATCAGAATACCACATCTCTACGAAGTCTTTGTTATTGATGGATAAAGAAAGGTTGAATTACCATAAGGCGAATGCCTAACACATGAAACTTGTGATTAATTGAATGAGTTGAACCTACCTTTACATCTGTGTCACGCAAGATTTAACTCCTTGTCAAGTGAACTATGATACATTGATATCTCATTGATCCGAGAAGAATGATAGCTACttatgtggattaatattattattcccCAAACACCCATTTACACCTCAAGTTCCATTCTTATGACTGCTTGTTTAGGACCCAAATAAAATTCATATGAGAGACTTCATTTTCACTTTATTCACATATAAGATTAGATGAAAGACACAATGTTGAGAAGTTACTTAATTGTTGAGTCTAGTTTTCTAATCTAGGATCTTAACCAATGTCTGTTTCGATTCTTATTATGCGTACTGGACCTGTAGATTTGTCAGGTTTACAATTTGATTCCAGTCTGAGATTTAACTTTTAGTTAAAGAGTCAACCTCTCTCTTCTTTGCCTTAATATTGGTTGCTTTGTTACAACTCAAATTCTTAACACTGGGTAGCCTGCCAATTAAATCAAGGGATTTTATTAATATGAATTTATTTATATTCCCTGTTCCCCAAgctctttgttcttttttaactTCTAACAATCCACATTAGGTCAGTCAATCAGGGTTTTAATATTCCGGGATTGGTGTGCTTGTTACTTTTTCATAGCAGTATTGGTGGTTTATTATACTGTTCTCTCTGaagtgaaaattgtttatttgacAATCAGAGAGGTTCATCTCATCGGTGGATTTGCCCAGTGAGCTTCCACATTTATAGTTCTCAAGAATTACTTTATTTGGTTATCATAAAAGAAAGGTTCATTGAGAACAGATGTTGCAATTTATCTTCATTGTCTGGAATCTGGATTACATAATGTTAGCTATTAGTGGATGCACGGTTATGTTTTCTTTTGGCTGTATCTGGTGATTTTAGTTAGTACCTCCACTATAGTATTCTGATAGTGTCATTTGGAAGCAGGGATGAAGATTAATTTTTTACCTCATTGTTCATCATTATTGGACTTCACTCTTTTCCAGCGCACATGAAGAACGCATAGGTATGTCATGTGATAAAGTAACCAGCACAATAATCTTGGCTATGAAATAGTGGTGTGCTGAAATTTATGTTatgagtttgtttgatttgaGAATCAAATAGCAGAATTTAACCACCTCTATCATGCAAATTCTTATAGCATCAACCCTTATCTTCTGTCTTTTATGAGACTTCACGTCTTtacgatttgtacttgtatcagGATAACTTGGATTGGGAAAGAAGATGCATGTGAATTCATAAGCAAGAATTTACCATCTGATCTGGTATGACAACGTTTTTGAAAGTTTTGCGTAGCTCAACTAGATTCTGTGCTGATGGCTTTTACTGACCTTTAGGAAGAAATATCTGGATGGAAAGAGGATTTATTTTCAGCCAGAAAAAGTGCTATGAATTTACTTGGTGTCATTTCTATGTCAAACGTCAGTATAGatgttttcttttcattttaggAAAATGTAATCTGGTTTTGGTTTCTCATCCGCTCAAGATCAAAAAACCCAAAGCAGCATCTcatcttttaattcttgcagGGGCTCCTGTGGTGATTAATTGTCCCAGTTCTGTGCCATCTTTAAAGCGAAAAAGGTTGAAAAAGAGATGGGAAGACTCCAACGCTGTTCGGTTGTAGAATTACCAGTGCTTCCTTTTCTGTCAAAGTTTCCAGTTCCTATCAATGCAAATGCTTCCACCACTAGTATATCAAATAAGTAAGTTCCTGAATAGCATATTTCAGctatttcctttcctttcttccATGTTTGACCATCTACCAAAATTCACAGAAGAAGATTGCAGGATAGACACAGCATTTGGTTGCATATTTCTAAGAATAATCTCATTCCTATGCTTCCATATGCTCCAGATAGTTGAGTTTAAGGTTAGTACTTTTTCTTTGCTGTTATCAACACAATTCCAGAACGAAAGTAATTTGAGGTTGGCACACGAAGGCAAAGCCTTATTTATGAACTTTCACAAAAACATTTCCCGCGGCAGAATGACCTTCATTTTCCAGAACACTTTCCAGAAACACTGCCCGCCTTTCTGTTTCGCGTTCCTCTTGGAAACACACTAGCAATGGTGTGTAACCCTTCTttcttatgattttttatttattttaaaattgtgAAGTTGTAGTGCTCCAAACCCATGACATTGCTTGTTAATTAAACGCCCCCTCCAAATTTAATTTACTCTCCAACATTGGTTGGTCATGCGCCTAAAGTTACAAACAGTgaatttcacaattaaaatcaaaatccaTTCAAAGAATATTGAACTTTTTATTGTTGGTTTGGGAATTTTCTTCATAACTAAAATCAAGATCCATTCAAAGAACATCTTAGATTTTTTTTGTTGGCTTGGGAATTTTATTTATAACTAAGCCCCCGTTTGTTTCAACTGAAAACACTTCAAAAGGATAATGATTTTCCGTGGAAAACAATTTTTAAGGAAAACATCATGAGAaaatagttttcctttgtttgtttccTTACCACATAagttataaagaaaaagaacagagAATTGAAAATGAGAGATGGATAGGAGGAGAGAAAGAACAataggtcttgcgcgcactcgatgtataataaatttggggtaacttttacctagtttttggttacttttaacatgttttgattaactttatgTATTATGAAGTAGTTTTTAATAGATAAACTTTTTGAGGGTTAATGTTTTctcattatgatttatgagtGATTTCAAAGggttaaatatttaataaaaagaaaaaaattgtcACTAGATAAATAAATTTTACATTATATTAAAGTAAATTTTAAGCATTTTGGGATAACTTGACATCCGCCTTacaaaatttattgtacaccaggTGTAATTAAGAATGTGTTGAAGAAGAAAGGTAATGGATTATAGAGGAAAAGGTCaattccttattttcaaaaggaAAGTTGTTTTTCCttaagaaaaaattattttccctcattaacaaaacaaacaaaggaaaatgagaaaatcaTTACATGGAAAAGTATTTTCCGTCAAAACAAACTGAGcctaaaatcaaaatccatCCAAAGAATATCTTACACTGTTTTTTTGTTGGTTTGGAAATTTGGGTTGAGTGCGTTTACTTTATTTTGTGTAGGGAGGAGAGATAAAAAACAAAGAGGGTTCGAGTTGTGAGATTTTTTTTAAGGTAGCATTTTTAAATCACAAAGTGTTGCCTGACATGAAGGTCATGTGCATCTTTGGGGTTTGAACCTACATGATCTTGTTTAGTCTTCTTCTGGACTTTTCCTTTTTGATTTTAAAAGGAAGTGCAAGTTCATAGGCCTGTGCTTGTTTAAATTGATCTTTCACTTAAGAACATGGCCAGTTTTGGGATACAAGTTCATAATTGCTTGCCATAATTAGTTTGTTTGTCTATACAATTTCATAATAAAAACTAAAtacttaatactccctccgtatttatttaagggatacacttgctttttcggatttttcatgaaatgcccctaaggtttgtcttaatgcaccaaatacccctaaactttccagaatgcaccaaatacccctgaggtttagtataaatacacaaaatgcCCAAATTGACTATTTTTCGTTAACTCCGTTAACTTATCCGttaacttaactttaatttaattttatttttatttttctcttttccttttaatgtcttttatttttcattcatttttctttctctccccttccttcttccctgTTAAAAATGGTAGCCATTTTCCTGAGTTGGAAGCACCATGGCAGcccttctcttcctcaccaccaccacacaCCGCCATGCTAACcccttctcttcctcaccaccacccCACACCGCCACCGGCGAAACAGATCGATTTTCCTCTCTCAAAATCCAGATCCCCAAAAAATTGATTCCCAAATCAGCAATGGGGGATTTCAATCAACCATTGCTGCTAGTTGCCTTGACCGTAACGGAGGGGGATGTGCGGGGGAGGGCAACGACGCCAACGAGGAAGGCGAAGTGGGGTTTGGTGGCGGCGGCAGTGGGGAATGAGGAAGGTGGGGGAAGTGAGGGGGAGGGAAACGCGGGTTTGGTGGTGGCGACAGTAGTGGGGAGCAGTGGGTAAGGTGGGGGAGGGGAGGGAAACGCCGCCGGTGAGGAAGGGGGGAGTGGGGTTTGATGGTGGCAGCATGTCGGTGGTGGGGTTTGGTGGTGGCAGCATGGTTgcgttctctctcctctaattaATTGGTCCTGTGTGGATGGAGGTGGTTGCGAGGATGCTATGGTTGGTGTTGATAATGGAGAGAGGAATTAGGGGGTTGACATGGTGGTGGTGGACTTGAGGAGACAGACCAAAGGTATAAGGTGGGAATGAAGAATCCAAATTTTTTTGGGTAATTGGTTCTTTCATttaattaagggttaattaatttaattaaggggTAATTACgggttaattaatataattaatggtTAATGTTAGGATAAATAAAGAAAACGGTTTATTAAGGGCAAAAATGTAAACATACGCTAACGGGgacttaacgtccgttaaccttatgggcattttgtgtatttatactaaacctcaggggtatttggtgcattctggaaagtttaggggtatttggtgcattaagacaaacctcaggggcatttcatgaaaaatccgttgcTTTTTCCGtccatatttatttaagagatacacttgccatatttagtaacttatcaaccccaccatctaattaaataatacatttaatttaccctatgatccaccatcctattaaacaaataatttcataaactcacCCCACCTCTCACCTCCcaaaaatgacatggtccccacttgtttacttattaaaatatctatccaaccccatttgctttattattttatttcattcaattattattcttaatacccgtgcccggccaagtgtatctcttaaataaatacgaagggagtaaaaattataaaaaaaataaaatataaaaatatttttaataattataactatgataatgatgataataatattatactactaacaatagtaataataataataataattataagatgaattgaactgaactgaattaaactgaataTTACTGAAATTCAACTAAAAGGAACATGGTTGAACTCTTAcgaaatactccctccatccctttaAAGATTTCCATTTGACTTTTTACAATTTTAAACCCATGACTTAAAacgcatatatatatatctaattcTACACACttaagtaataaaaaaaatggtactccaataagatcccacaacactaaattatttatttatagatGAATGAGAATTCATTGTCAAACTTTTTAAGTTTtgacataattaaataaatgtaaGGGAGCAGGGATTGAGGGAGTAAAAGACATCAATCAAGAATGGCAGaaggtttaattatttttgaagaACTTCATGGGGAGAGAGATGGCTAGTCAAAATTTAAAGAATAGAAATATGACCATTGGCTAAACGAAACGGTGAATTATTTAAGAAGGTTAAACGAAATAGTAACACACGTTTATTGAAAGATAATTGAATTTAGTTTAATCATCTTTTTATATTGGTATGATTAAAAAATGACTGACCACAAGGTCCTCAATGTACCAATCTACCAACCATAGATGACATTTTGACAATAAACTTTGGTATTGTGCTGCCAGAATTCTATATAATCGTTAGgaaaaaacaaacaagaaaaataacttAATCCTTTGTTGATAAACCTTAAAAGGCTACAAATGGAGCATGAACCTGAAGTAAAAGTGAAAATAATATCCAAAGAAATGGTAAAACCATCACTTCTACCACCCTCTCATCCCACAACTTTCACCCTTTCCTTCCTCGATCAAACCTTCCCTGTGTTTCCCCCAGTACCATTGCTTCTACTCTACACCGCCTCCACTGCCTCAACACCGCAAGGTGTTGATATACGCGGCCTGAAACTTTCTCTTAGCCAAACACTTGACCGTTTCTACCCTCTTGCAGGTCGACTCCAGAACGAGTCTACCATTTCATGCAACGATGAAGGTGTACCCTTTATTGAAACTAAGGTCAATTTTCCTCTCTCGCGTATCTTAACCTCACCTCATAAATTCAAGTTGCTTACTAAGTTTTTCCCTTCTTCTCCGGATCTCATCCCCTTTTCTATTCAAGTTAATGTTTTTCTTTGCGGTGGGGTTGTTATCGCCTGCTACTGGCTCCACAAACTAATGGATGGAACTTCCTTAGGAACTTTCCTTACCCATTGGGCTGCACTTTCTAACAAGCGGTTTACAGACCTAGTACAACCTGACTTTGACGCTGCAGTCAATGCGTTCCCTCCGCTTCCTAGGACTGATCAAGACCTTGTTACTGATCTCAGTATGAATCCCACAATTATGCAATCAAATCCTACCATTGTTGTGCTCAAGAGTTTTGTATTCAGCCAAGCTGCTTTAACAGACCTGAAGGCCAAGGCTACAAGTGAACGGGTTCCTAAACCCACTCGATTTGAGGCTTTGTCAGGGTTCATTTGGGAGCAGGCCTTTGCTGCTGCTACACATAATTTAACCATCCCAGTTGAACATAAAGAACTCGAATTTGCTGTATGCATGCGGAGGTGGTTAACCCCGCCACTCCCTAGGGAATCAATGGGTAACCTTTTCATCCTAAATGTAAAAGCAAGAGCCGATAAAAGAAGCAGACTTCAAGAGATGGTTGAGAAGATCCATTCATCCCTCTCCAACATTCAGCAGAAAGTTACAACAGTTTATCAAGGGGAAAATGCAGGGGACCTTTATTTGTCAGATCTGAAAGCTGGTCCAACGGAGTATCACGAAGGTCTTTTTCGGCTTAGCAGCATGTGCAATATGGGTTTGAAAGAGGCAGACTTTGGGTTCGGGAAACCAGTTAGTGTTGTTCGCGCTGATGCCAGGGAAACTGCTTCAGCTGCTATGTTTAGAAATCATATTGTCCTCACTGATTATAGCCATCCTATTCTTGGTGATGGGATGGAGGCATTTATATACATGGAGGAGAAAGATATGGTAATTTTAGAATCCAACCCACATTTTATTGCTCTAGTTTCTCCTGTGTCATAATTCGTATTCCTTTGATCTAACAAGCGAATGGAGGCATTTATATACATGGAGGAGAAAGGAATGTGGGTGTGCAATATGAGGCCGGCAATCAAGGGCCAACAAGCAAAACATCAATTATGTTTGTTTATAATGGTTTGCGTCTAAAGTGGTATGTAAGAGCCAGTAGAGCTCATATTAAAAGCTTCGGATGTGTAAAGGTCTTAAACGGTCTTGAAGCTTTCATAGTTTGTCGTTGTAGTTTCTTAATTTCTTTTCATTAATGTATGTTTAAGccgatttcaaaaaaaaaaaatataagcgAACAGTTTGGTAATCTGATCTTTTTAATCGACTTGCAAAATGAAAATTGTAATCCAACTGTAGAACATATTACATGCACTTGGGTGCACCGTGTATCGTCTCACATTTCTCCTTATATGTGTTTTACATAAGTTCAATATTAGCAACAATTAGGGTAAATTAGCGGTTAATGACTAACGACGTTAGACTTTTGTTACGTTCAAGGGTATTTCGTGCATTTTTGAAAAAATAGGGGTGTgttatgttttttgaaaatataagGGGTATTCGGTGCATACCGTGAACCTCGgaggcatttcatgaaaaaaatcGTTGAATTTATTCAATTTGTTGTGATGAAATTGGCGACTTGTTGATTAACATGATTCCAAtgagtagttttttttttttgacagctcCAATGAGTAGTTGATAGATTTCTCATCGAAAATAAACTTTTGATTGAAACTTATTAAAAAAACATTCTCAAATTctcaacaaataaataaaaattatttttgacatagaataaaagaatagaatctACCCTCTGTCACTCTATATAGAACATATATTAAGGTGGTAGAAGGTGTGTATAAGTCAAAATATGAATAATTTAGTTATCAATTGATAATAATCTGAATTTGTTAGATGAAATTGGGACAAAGGATCTTAACTCCACAAAGCCCGTACTTTAACGGGGCTAAAAACTAGTTTTATCTTTATTTCTTACGTCTAATTATCTAAATTTGTTACCCAATATGGAATCAGTAGATAAGAGACGAATTTAGAACAAAGAATCTTGACTCCATAAACTCCGTGATCCACACGGCAACAAAAACTAGTTTTACTTTTACATTTCTTACTATTTACGAGTAATTATCTAAATTCGTTACTCAATACGAAAAAAAGTATACGAGAGACaaatttgagaaaataaatcTTGACTTCACGAAGCCCGTGCTTTAACTGGCCAAAAACACTAGTTTTACTTACATTTCTTACCATCTAccatctactccctccgtctcttaatactcgcaccgtttcgactggacacgcttgccaatgcacatctttgaccaccaatatctttaactacatattataaaaatttataaaaatattaatattttgaaaatatatacttcctccattcttatttaaatgacacaattgtacttttggcactattcatataatatactttgaccatcaattgtgatttatacttaacaaaaaatatagtcatgtggggtcttgttataatcgtctcatcctatagttttataatatcaaaatttataatttttagccattgataataaaagatattaatt
This genomic stretch from Spinacia oleracea cultivar Varoflay chromosome 3, BTI_SOV_V1, whole genome shotgun sequence harbors:
- the LOC110783144 gene encoding stemmadenine O-acetyltransferase isoform X1; amino-acid sequence: MEHEPEVKVKIISKEMVKPSLLPPSHPTTFTLSFLDQTFPVFPPVPLLLLYTASTASTPQGVDIRGLKLSLSQTLDRFYPLAGRLQNESTISCNDEGVPFIETKVNFPLSRILTSPHKFKLLTKFFPSSPDLIPFSIQVNVFLCGGVVIACYWLHKLMDGTSLGTFLTHWAALSNKRFTDLVQPDFDAAVNAFPPLPRTDQDLVTDLSMNPTIMQSNPTIVVLKSFVFSQAALTDLKAKATSERVPKPTRFEALSGFIWEQAFAAATHNLTIPVEHKELEFAVCMRRWLTPPLPRESMGNLFILNVKARADKRSRLQEMVEKIHSSLSNIQQKVTTVYQGENAGDLYLSDLKAGPTEYHEGLFRLSSMCNMGLKEADFGFGKPVSVVRADARETASAAMFRNHIVLTDYSHPILGDGMEAFIYMEEKDMVILESNPHFIALVSPVS
- the LOC110783144 gene encoding stemmadenine O-acetyltransferase isoform X2; its protein translation is MDGTSLGTFLTHWAALSNKRFTDLVQPDFDAAVNAFPPLPRTDQDLVTDLSMNPTIMQSNPTIVVLKSFVFSQAALTDLKAKATSERVPKPTRFEALSGFIWEQAFAAATHNLTIPVEHKELEFAVCMRRWLTPPLPRESMGNLFILNVKARADKRSRLQEMVEKIHSSLSNIQQKVTTVYQGENAGDLYLSDLKAGPTEYHEGLFRLSSMCNMGLKEADFGFGKPVSVVRADARETASAAMFRNHIVLTDYSHPILGDGMEAFIYMEEKDMVILESNPHFIALVSPVS